From a region of the Malania oleifera isolate guangnan ecotype guangnan chromosome 12, ASM2987363v1, whole genome shotgun sequence genome:
- the LOC131144198 gene encoding triose phosphate/phosphate translocator, chloroplastic: MESRVLSGATTISGIPRLRRPAREAAFFPPAKPIGAVGEGGNLIWGRQLRPALLLESSSPAASIAVEAGKREILRPCLAAASSPAGGSDSAGESKVAPVGFFNKYPALVTGFFFFMWYFLNVIFNIINKKLYNYFPYPYFVSVVHLSVGVAYCAVSWAVGLPKRAPIDSNLLKLLIPVAVCHALGHVTSNVSFAAVAVSFTHTIKALEPFFNAAASQFILGQSIPFTLWLSLAPVVLGVSMASLTELSFNWTGFISAMISNISFTYRSIYSKKAMTDMDSTNLYAYISIIALIVCIPPAIIVEGPQLIKHGFSDAIAKVGMTKFLSDLFWVGMFYHLYNQLATNTLERVAPLTHAVGNVLKRVFVIGFTIVVFGNKISTQTGIGTCIAIAGVAIYSYIKAKMEEEKRQMKAA; encoded by the exons ATGGAGTCGAGAGTGCTTTCCGGCGCCACCACCATCTCTGGCATCCCGCGGCTGAGGAGGCCGGCGAGGGAAGCCGCTTTCTTTCCCCCGGCGAAGCCCATCGGAGCCGTTGGCGAAGGCGGGAACCTCATCTGGGGGAGGCAGCTCCGGCCGGCTTTGCTCCTGGAGTCGTCGTCGCCGGCTGCGTCGATCGCCGTCGAGGCGGGGAAGCGGGAGATTTTGAGGCCTTGCCTGGCCGCCGCGTCCTCGCCGGCCGGGGGCAGCGATTCCGCCGG GGAATCGAAGGTCGCTCCGGTCGGGTTTTTCAACAAGTACCCGGCTCTGGTCACCGGTTTCTTCTTCTTCATGTG GTATTTTCTGAACGTGATATTCAACATAATCAACAAGAAGCTATACAACTACTTCCCCTATCCTTA TTTTGTGTCGGTGGTGCACTTGTCCGTCGGTGTGGCGTACTGCGCGGTGAGCTGGGCTGTTGGCCTTCCCAAGCGCGCT CCCATTGACTCAAACCTCCTGAAGCTGCTCATCCCTGTCGCTGTGTGTCATGCATTAGGCCATGTTACCAGCAATGTCTCATTTGCTGCAGTTGCTGTCTCCTTCACCCACACTATCAAAG CTCTTGAGCCCTTCTTCAATGCTGCTGCTTCTCAATTCATTCTTGGGCAGTCAATACCCTTCACTTTATGGCTGTCCCTGGCTCCTGTTGTTCTTG GTGTGTCAATGGCATCCTTGACTGAGCTCTCATTCAACTGGACAGGCTTCATTAGTGCTATGATTTCCAATATTTCATTCACTTACAGGAGTATATATTCAAAAAAAGCCATG ACTGATATGGACAGTACTAATCTCTATGCATACATATCCATCATTGCCCTCATTGTCTGCATACCACCTGCCATCATT GTGGAAGGACCTCAACTGATTAAGCATGGGTTTAGTGATGCAATTGCCAAAGTTGGTATGACCAAGTTTCTCTCAGATCTCTTTTGGGTGGGAATGTTTTACCATCTCTACAATCAG TTAGCGACGAATACCCTAGAAAGGGTGGCACCCCTTACGCACGCAGTTGGCAATGTGTTGAAACGCGTGTTCGTGATTGGCTTCACAATCGTTGTCTTTG GCAACAAGATTTCAACACAAACCGGCATAGGTACATGCATTGCAATTGCTGGAGTGGCAATCTATTCTTACATCAAAGCCAAGATGGAAGAAGAGAAAAGA CAAATGAAAGCAGCTTGA